In Amycolatopsis sp. FBCC-B4732, the genomic stretch AGCGTGAGCCCGCCGCCGAGCACGGTGGCCCGCTCGATCGTGGTGACGAACGGCAGCACCGACGGCACGGCGATCGCGGAGAACAGCAGGTAGGGCACGCTGATCGCGCCACCGAGCACGAGGTACACCCAGCGGCGGTAGGTCGCCTTGCCCGTCAGGGGGCGGAGTACGCGCACCGGCCGATCTTCGCAGCCGGCCGCGGCGCGCGCCTCCCCCTCGCGATGGAGCAGTTCGTCGTTGTCGGCGGCCGCGATGTGCAGCAAGTCGTTCTCGACCTGACGGTGGCACTGCACGCGGCGAACGCCGCCGGCGTCCTCTGTCGGTGACCTGGGGTCACCGCGTCGACGGCCTGGCCGGGGCCGACATCGAGGACGCCGACGGCGTCGCCCACCCGGGAATCATCGCGACGCCGCTGCCGATCCTGACGGCACCGCGCGCGCAGGTCGCCGCCCTCGTGCGGGCCGCGCTCCCTTCCCCTGGTGCGCTGACCTCAGCGCACCGTCACGCGGGTCCCCGTGCGGGCGGCCGCGAAGCCGTTCACCCACAGGGACTGGACCTTCGCCGTCTCGGTCGCGTCCGGCTTGGCGTTCTTGCACGCCGTGCCCGGGCCGTGGCCGGACATCAGCTCGGTGCACGGGCCGCTGTAGTGGTCGGGCAGGCCGAGGTTGTGGCCGAGCTCGTGCGCGGCGATCCGGGTCGGGTCGTAGCCCTCGGCGACCTGGCTCGTGTCGAGGTAGATGTCGCCGCGGCCGTGGCCGTTCGTGTTGGTGTACGAGCCGCCGCTGTGGATCTCGTGGAACTTGATCGTCGCGCTCGTGGTGCGCTTGACCAGCTTCACGTCGGTGACGGCGGCGTTCCAGTTCGCCGCGCCCTGGTCGATCTGGGCGAGGTAGTCCGGCGCGCCCGACGAGCTGTAGTAGAGCGTCGTGACTGCGGCCGCCGAAGCGGGCGCGGCCGCGAGCCCCAAGGCCAGCGGGGCCGCCAGGGCCAGCGCCGCGATCCGGCCGATCACGCGTGCTTCCATCGTGTCTCCTTCGTCCGATTCAGAGAACACTTGACCGTCGTTCGAGCGATCAGGTTAGAAGTCCACCGACCGGGCGGGCCACGGCCGAAAGTAGTTCCCTCGCGGGAGGGAGCCGGGTCCCGCCGCCGCGTGAGCCGTCCGGGCCCGCCGCCGTGGTCTGCTCTCCGGCGTGGACATCCTGGTGGGCCTGCTGACCCTTCCCCTGTACGCGCTGGTGCTGTGGCCGCTCGTCGTGGCGTCGCGGCGGGTGCTCGGCGTCCGGATCGGCGCCGTGCGGGCGTTGTGCGGTGCCGCGTTCGGCTGGCTCGTCGCGGGCGGGATCGCGCAGGCGTTCCCGGTTTCCCTGCTGCGCAACGGCGGCGCGGCGCTCGGGCTGGTGATCCCGTTGGCGGGCAGCGCTTTCCTCGCGACGCTGATCTTCCTCCTCGTCGCCGAGGTGGCCCTGCCGGACGGGCTCCGGGTGCGCGCGCTGGGCGCCAAGCTCACGCGCGCCCGCCGGTACTCGCAGATCAGCCGGATCGCCGTCAAGCACGGCCTCGGCCGCTACCTCGCGGGCCGGCGCGACCCCGATCTCGCGCCGGGACGGCACGCCAAGCTCGCCCGGTCCCTGCGCCGGGCACTGGAAGAGGGCGGCGTGACGTTCGTGAAGCTCGGCCAGCTGCTCTCGACCCGCGCGGACCTGCTGCCACCGGCGTTCGTCGACGAGCTCGCGAAGCTGCAGGACCGGGTCGCACCCGCTCGCGCCGAAGCGGTGTGGGCCCTGCTGGCCGCCGAACTCGGGGGCTCGCCCGACGACGTCTTCGCCGAGTTCGACCCCGAACCCCTGGCGGCGGCGTCGGTCGCGCAGGTCTACCGGGCGAAGCTGCGCGGCGGCGCGGACGTCGTCGTGAAGGTCCAGCGCCCCGGGGTGCGGGAGCAGGCCGAACGCGACATCGACATCGTCCGGCGCGTCGCCGCGGCCCTCGAGGAACGCGCGGACTGGGCACGCTCGCTCGGCGTCGCCGAACTGGCCGAGGGGTTCGCCGCGGCGCTGGCCGAGGAACTCGACTTCACCATCGAAGCCCGCAACATCGCCGCCGTGGCCGCCACTTCCGGCTCGGACGTCGTGCTGCCGACCGTCCACAAAGCACTGTCCACCGAGCGCGTCCTCGTCATGTCCCGGCTGACCGGCCGTCCGGTGGAGACGGCACCGCCGGCGGACCGCAAGCGGCTCGCGCGGTCGTTGCTGCGCTGCCTGCTGGACCAGGTGATGATCGGCGGCGTCTTCCACGCCGACCCGCACCCGGGCAACCTCATGCTCCTGCCCGACGGCCGCCTCGGCCTGCTCGACTTCGGCTCGGTCGGCCGCCTCGACGCGAGCCTGCGCGGCGGCCTCCAGAACCTGGTGCTCGCCCTCGACCGTGGCGACCCCGCGGCCCTGCGCGACGGGCTGCTGGAGATCGTCGACCGCACCGACGACATCGACGAACAGCGCCTCGAACGCGCGCTCGGCGCCCTGGTCGCCCGCCACTTCGGCCCCGGCCGCTCCCCGGGCCTCGACCTCTTCACCGGCCTGTTCCGGGTGGTCGCGGACTTCCGGCTGAGCGTGCCCCCGCCGGTGGCCGCGGTGTTCCGCGCACTGGCGACGGTGGAGGGCACGCTCGCCGCCCTCGACCCCGCGTTCGACGTGGTGGCGGAGTCCCGCGCGTTCGCCGTCGAGCAGGTCGGCGCCGGCTTGCGCCCGGAGTCCCTGCGCCGCACGGCGGTCAACGAAGTCATGGCCCTGCTCCCGGTGCTGCGCCGCCTCCCCCGCCGCATCGACCGCATCGGCGCGGCCCTGGAGGAGGGCAGGCTGTCGGTCAACATCCGCCTGTTTTCGGACGAGCGCGACCGCGACGTGGTGACGGGCCTGGTCCACGAGGTTCTGCTGGCCTTCGTGGGCGCGGCAACGGGCTTGATGGCGGTGTTCCTGCTGGCCGGCAACGGCGGGCCGAGGATCCTGCCGGACCTGACGCTGCACCAGGTGTTCGGCTACAACCTGCTGGTGATCAGCGCGTTGGTGGGGTTGAGGTTGCTGTTCGTGGTCTTCCGGCGCTCCGGACGGCGGTCATGATGCCTTCCAACGCCACCGTCAGAGACTCCGGAAAGACCGCGCGCACGCAGGCGAAACACCTGTTCAGCTCTGGGAAGTAACGATCGAATCGGCCTCGGTTTCCGTACCTGCGACTGTAGCGATGAGGTCTCCAAGAACTCACGCTTGGCGCGAGCTTGCACCAGCAGCCGGTCTTTACGAACCCCTAGAGACGGCTTGGCAAAGTATTCGATCAGCAAGGCGACGAGCGCCGACGTCACAGCACTGATCAATGCGGTGTACACAGAGATTTCTATCACGGCCGCCGATCATCATCGAGTCGGCGTAAGTTGTCACGCCGTCCGCGGCGCGTACATGATCACCGCGACCCCCGCCAGGCACAGCAGTGCGCCGATGACGTCGTAGCGGTCCGGCCGGTAGCCGTCCGCCAGTACTCCCCACGTCAGTGAGCCCGCCACGAACACGCCGCCGTACGCGGCGAGGATGCGGCCGAAGTGGGCGTCCGGCTGGAGCGTCGCCACGAAGCCGTACACGCCCAACGCCACGATTCCGCCGCCGATCCACAGCCAGCCGCGGTTTTCGCGGACGCCCTGCCAGATCAGCCACGCGCCGCCGATTTCGCAGATCGCCGCGGCGAGGAACAGGAGGATCGAGCGCAGGAGCACCCCGGGATACTAGCCGCGTGCCGTTCACGTTGAGTCATCCCGCCGCTGTGCTGCCGCTGGCGAGACGGCCGCTGGTGGCCTCCGCGCTCGTGGCCGGGTCGGTCGCGCCCGACGTCTTCTGGTTCGTGCCGCGGCTGCCCGGGATCGGGCTGACGAAGACCCACGAGTTCGCCTCGGTCCTCTGGCTCGACCCGCTCCTCGCCCTGGTGGTCCTGGCCGTCTTCCACGGCTTCCTGAAGCGGCCTCTGCTCGCGCTGGCTCCACGATCGCTGGCCGAACGGGTGCCCCGGCACTTCAGCTGGAAGCGGCCGGGGTGGATCGCCCTCTCCCTGGTGCTCGGCGCCGCCACGCACGTCGGGTGGGACGCCTTCACCCACGAAAGCGGCGGTTTCCCGTTCCTCCGGATCCCGCTGGTCACCGGGGTCGACGTCGGCCGGCTGATCCAGCTGGTCAGCACGATCGCGGGTGCCGGGGTGCTCGCCTGGTGGCTGCGGAACTGGTACCGCACCGCGCCCACCACACCGGCACCGAACGCCTCCCGCCACCGCAAGCCCGTGCTCGCGTTCCTGGCCGCCGGCGCGCTGGCCGGCGTCGCCGCCGAAGTCCTGCCGTTCCTCGCCCACCACGACCCGATGACCGGTGCGGGCGTCGCCGGCAACGCGACCTACCTCGCGGTCACCGGCGCCGGCAGCGGGTTCCTGATCGCGCTCGGACTCCACGCCGCCTGGTATAGGGCGTTATACACAAAGCGGGCCACCCCGGAGGGTGACCCGCTCGGTGAACCGGAACTCAGACGGTGAAGCCGAGGGCGCGCAGCTGCTCGCGGCCGTCCTCGGTGATCTTCTCCGGGCCCCACGGCGGCATCCAGACCCAGTTGATGCGGAAGTCCTTGACCAGCCCACCGGACGTCAGCGCGGCCGACGTCTGGTCCTCGATCACGTCGGTCAGCGGGCAGGCCGCGGACGTCAGCGTCATGTCGATCGTCGCCGTGTTGTCCGGCTCGACGCGGATGTCGTACACCAGGCCGAGGTCGACGACGTTGATGCCGAGCTCCGGGTCGACGACGTCGCGCATGGCTTCCTCGACGTCCTCGAGCTTGGCGAGGTCGAGGTCCTGCGTCGCGGTGGTCTCGGCGTCGAGGTCGGCGGCGGTGCGCCCCTCACGAGTGGCGGTCTCTTCGGTCATGCTTTATCAACTCCACTGGTGGTCCGGGCGACGGCGTCCTTGAAAGCCATCCAGCCGAGGAGGGCGCACTTGACGCGGGCCGGGTACTTCGCGACACCCGCGAAGGCGACCCCGTCCTCCAGCACGTCCTCGTCCGGCTCGATCTTTCCCTTGCCCTGCATCAGTTCGACGAAGGCGTCCATGGTGGTGAACGCCTCCTCAAGCGTGTGGCCGACGACGAGATCCGTCAAGACCGACGTCGAGGCCTGGCTGATCGAGCAGCCCTGGCCGTCGTAGGAGACGTCGGCGACCTTCCCGTCGTCGAGCTTCACCCGCAGCGTCACCTCGTCGCCGCAGGTCGGGTTGACCTGGAACGACTCGGCGTCGAACGGGTCGCGCAGACCGCGCCCGTGCGGGTTCTTGTAGTGGTCCAGGATGATCTCCTGGTACATGCTCTCCAGGTTCACTGCGCCACCCCGAAGAACTTCTGCGCCTCGCGGACCCCCGCGACCAAGGCGTCGACCTCGGAGAGCGTGTTGTAGAGATAGAACGACGCGCGCACGGTCGCCTGGGCGCCGCACGCCCGGTGCAGCGGCCACGCGCAGTGGTGGCCGACGCGCACGGCGATGCCGAGGCTGTCCAGCACCTGGCCGGCGTCGTGCGGGTGCACGCCGTCGATCACGAACGACACCGTGGCGCCGCGGTCCTTGGAGTCGGTCGGCCCGATGATCCGGACCCCCGGGATCGCGCCGATGCCTTCCAGGGCCGCCGCGGCGAGCTCGTGCTCGTGGGCCGCGATGCGGTCCATGCCGATGGCCGAGAGGTAGTCGACGGCCGCGCCGAGGCCGATGGCCTGCGACGTCATCGGGACGCCCGCCTCGAACCGCTGCGGCGGCGGCGCGAAGGTGGAGCCCTCCATGCGGACCATCTCGATCATCGACCCGCCGGTCAGGAACGGCGGCATGGCCGACAGCAGCTCGGTGCGCCCGTAGAGGACACCGATGCCGGACGGGCCGAGCATCTTGTGGCCCGAGAACACGGCGAAGTCGACACCCAGCGCGTGGAAGTCGACCGGGAAGTGCGGCACCGACTGGCAGGCGTCCAGCACGGTGAACGCGCCGACGGCCTTGGCCTTCTCGACCAGCAGCGAGACCGGGTTGACCGTGCCGAGCACATTGGACTGGTGCGCGAACGCGACCACCTTGGTGCGCTCGGTGATCAGTTCGTCCACATCGGACAGGTCGAGGCGGCCGTCCGCGGTCACCTTGAACCACTTCAGCGTCGCCCCGGTGCGCTGGCACAACTGCTGCCACGGCACGAGGTTCGCGTGGTGCTCCATCTCGGTGATGACGATCTCGTCGCCCGGCCCGACCACGAAACGCGAAGCTTCGGGACCGGCCGTGGCGGCGTTGCTCATCGAGTACGCGACGAGGTTGATGCCCTCGGTCGCGTTCTTGGTGAACACCAGTTCTTCGGGGTCGGCACCGACGAACTCGGCGATCTTCGCCCGCGCGGACTCGTAGGCGTCCGTCGCTTCTTCGGACAGCTGGTGGGCGCCGCGGTGGACGGCGGCGTTCGACGTGAAGACGTAGTCGCGCTCCGCGTCGAACACCTGCGTCGGGCGTTGCGACGTCGCTCCGGAGTCCAGGTACACCAAGGGTTTCCCGTCGCGAACCGTGCGCGACAGGATGGGGAAGTCGGCCCTCAGGGCCGCCACGTCGAGTGGCACAGAGCTGGCCGAGGTGGTGGTCATCGGGCCGACTCCTCTCATTCTCGGTGTGTACTGGCGAAAGTCAGAGCGCGGCGGGCTCGGGCTTGCCGACGTACTTGACGTAGCCGTGCTCCTCCAGCTCGTCCGCCAGCTCCTTGCCGCCCGACTCGACGATCTTGCCGCCGGCGAAGACGTGCACGAAGTCCGGCGTGATGTGCCGCAGGATCCGGGTGTAGTGCGTGATCAGCATGACGCCGACCTCGCTCGACGCCTTGTAGTTGTTCACGCCCTCGGACACGACGCGCAGGGCGTCGACGTCGAGGCCGGAGTCGGTCTCGTCGAGGATGGCGAACTTCGGCTTGAGCAGCGCCAGCTGCAGGATCTCGTGGCGCTTCTTCTCGCCGCCGGAGAAGCCCTCGTTGACCGAGCGCTCGGCGAACTCCTGCGAGATCTCGAGCTTGCCCATCTCCTCCTTGACCTCCTTGACCCAGTGGCGCAGCTTGGGGGCCTCGCCACGGACCGCGGTGGCCGCGGTGCGGAGGAAGTTGG encodes the following:
- a CDS encoding DUF4184 family protein yields the protein MPFTLSHPAAVLPLARRPLVASALVAGSVAPDVFWFVPRLPGIGLTKTHEFASVLWLDPLLALVVLAVFHGFLKRPLLALAPRSLAERVPRHFSWKRPGWIALSLVLGAATHVGWDAFTHESGGFPFLRIPLVTGVDVGRLIQLVSTIAGAGVLAWWLRNWYRTAPTTPAPNASRHRKPVLAFLAAGALAGVAAEVLPFLAHHDPMTGAGVAGNATYLAVTGAGSGFLIALGLHAAWYRALYTKRATPEGDPLGEPELRR
- a CDS encoding snapalysin family zinc-dependent metalloprotease — its product is MEARVIGRIAALALAAPLALGLAAAPASAAAVTTLYYSSSGAPDYLAQIDQGAANWNAAVTDVKLVKRTTSATIKFHEIHSGGSYTNTNGHGRGDIYLDTSQVAEGYDPTRIAAHELGHNLGLPDHYSGPCTELMSGHGPGTACKNAKPDATETAKVQSLWVNGFAAARTGTRVTVR
- the sufU gene encoding Fe-S cluster assembly sulfur transfer protein SufU, producing MNLESMYQEIILDHYKNPHGRGLRDPFDAESFQVNPTCGDEVTLRVKLDDGKVADVSYDGQGCSISQASTSVLTDLVVGHTLEEAFTTMDAFVELMQGKGKIEPDEDVLEDGVAFAGVAKYPARVKCALLGWMAFKDAVARTTSGVDKA
- a CDS encoding YnfA family protein, translating into MLLRSILLFLAAAICEIGGAWLIWQGVRENRGWLWIGGGIVALGVYGFVATLQPDAHFGRILAAYGGVFVAGSLTWGVLADGYRPDRYDVIGALLCLAGVAVIMYAPRTA
- the sufC gene encoding Fe-S cluster assembly ATPase SufC; this encodes MATLEIKDLHASVTTDEGAKEILKGVNLTIKSGETHAIMGPNGSGKSTLSYAIAGHPKYQVTSGEVLLDGENVLEMSVDERARAGLFLAMQYPVEVPGVSMSNFLRTAATAVRGEAPKLRHWVKEVKEEMGKLEISQEFAERSVNEGFSGGEKKRHEILQLALLKPKFAILDETDSGLDVDALRVVSEGVNNYKASSEVGVMLITHYTRILRHITPDFVHVFAGGKIVESGGKELADELEEHGYVKYVGKPEPAAL
- a CDS encoding AarF/ABC1/UbiB kinase family protein, which encodes MDILVGLLTLPLYALVLWPLVVASRRVLGVRIGAVRALCGAAFGWLVAGGIAQAFPVSLLRNGGAALGLVIPLAGSAFLATLIFLLVAEVALPDGLRVRALGAKLTRARRYSQISRIAVKHGLGRYLAGRRDPDLAPGRHAKLARSLRRALEEGGVTFVKLGQLLSTRADLLPPAFVDELAKLQDRVAPARAEAVWALLAAELGGSPDDVFAEFDPEPLAAASVAQVYRAKLRGGADVVVKVQRPGVREQAERDIDIVRRVAAALEERADWARSLGVAELAEGFAAALAEELDFTIEARNIAAVAATSGSDVVLPTVHKALSTERVLVMSRLTGRPVETAPPADRKRLARSLLRCLLDQVMIGGVFHADPHPGNLMLLPDGRLGLLDFGSVGRLDASLRGGLQNLVLALDRGDPAALRDGLLEIVDRTDDIDEQRLERALGALVARHFGPGRSPGLDLFTGLFRVVADFRLSVPPPVAAVFRALATVEGTLAALDPAFDVVAESRAFAVEQVGAGLRPESLRRTAVNEVMALLPVLRRLPRRIDRIGAALEEGRLSVNIRLFSDERDRDVVTGLVHEVLLAFVGAATGLMAVFLLAGNGGPRILPDLTLHQVFGYNLLVISALVGLRLLFVVFRRSGRRS
- a CDS encoding cysteine desulfurase, with protein sequence MTTTSASSVPLDVAALRADFPILSRTVRDGKPLVYLDSGATSQRPTQVFDAERDYVFTSNAAVHRGAHQLSEEATDAYESARAKIAEFVGADPEELVFTKNATEGINLVAYSMSNAATAGPEASRFVVGPGDEIVITEMEHHANLVPWQQLCQRTGATLKWFKVTADGRLDLSDVDELITERTKVVAFAHQSNVLGTVNPVSLLVEKAKAVGAFTVLDACQSVPHFPVDFHALGVDFAVFSGHKMLGPSGIGVLYGRTELLSAMPPFLTGGSMIEMVRMEGSTFAPPPQRFEAGVPMTSQAIGLGAAVDYLSAIGMDRIAAHEHELAAAALEGIGAIPGVRIIGPTDSKDRGATVSFVIDGVHPHDAGQVLDSLGIAVRVGHHCAWPLHRACGAQATVRASFYLYNTLSEVDALVAGVREAQKFFGVAQ
- a CDS encoding metal-sulfur cluster assembly factor, yielding MTEETATREGRTAADLDAETTATQDLDLAKLEDVEEAMRDVVDPELGINVVDLGLVYDIRVEPDNTATIDMTLTSAACPLTDVIEDQTSAALTSGGLVKDFRINWVWMPPWGPEKITEDGREQLRALGFTV